Proteins found in one Anopheles aquasalis chromosome 3, idAnoAquaMG_Q_19, whole genome shotgun sequence genomic segment:
- the LOC126575814 gene encoding uncharacterized protein LOC126575814 isoform X3, with protein sequence MNSASNDDALRKPGEIFYSTYEPSKEEILEYAVKIGIDPENETYLVYLARQGLLHPLPENWKPCYSKQIKAYYYYDRATKKSQWEHPIDVLYRAKVADTRKAISSDYSNLNSHTYKFPFKQTPLYPLPGNSVQESDLTTSSTQKSMALNEKYQQNQEQRLELVEVVEVDEIDSNKENDSQEPFPLKTEKRISSIDAIKPARANDSAVLSKLLSNSLSPSFHGFTITGLGSQFLKSNQKSVVKDPEQTKPTESEVKGILRDSNFTYVRGKTTFSEESGYDEKKSVRFDFDHKIVLKSNEPDSIYCLSNTQVSDDYYEKNNSCVESTVEGNKNREVNSGFEIFEHSKELSMNDPSDFKNAKPKMILKSSASTESPTIDSKGVISYHFEKIKERQLHVEDKPCVSSHTTKNDIMNEIEKEYKKYDVMLASEKEHLIEQFKCNADELKKYHQLELGKMERYYGEQNLKEIEAYKNTLKHNFDLTVNSLSNEHREKMATLQKNHDEILHDLERDLKLEEELIKKEHTKMLTDMKLKLCHELELEKQRMREMGEDRLYEKIRCEKRLLEDKYKCLKDKYIRLKSDLRISLERRKKRREMQQDPQLYQNIHNNVLLSKSYETDERSSSNAVSIYPNRNGKSTSRPEVAMTDILSSSNAAAFSISNSYSNNKKTMNSTQECASRRSKCTPLECLRIQFEKLEELEDQIPESSYDAPYHLRYPFVNKHVENNDSHCHDEECFTEKNVDQHTNNDMSSELEFFKHRIHLERDSVMRAKESLKMQKECFLVKKKNMLIKHAIENEQNVDDILKEQEKLIEMEISLHRTRTLLSEKVIRLRHLERSFNYLTEKKDPFRKEISVNEKSIDTISDHSSYSSSSITDATGLTKHLTTKPMMSMKTFSQSEYSMYLEHLHTEILDIWRLLNSFEEVRNTHQSTETTAPFMHKQSSTLMEALGCNLIVNMQHQQYQPTLSLLEKTRDLKRWLRQAKKEHEMIKMKSSV encoded by the exons ATGAACTCCGCATCGAATGATGATGCATTGAGGAAGCCTGGAGAGATTTTCTATTCCACTTATGAACCCAGCAAGGAAG AAATACTGGAATATGCTGTAAAGATAGGAATCGATCccgaaaacgaaacttatttAGTATACCTCGCACGTCAAGGGTTGTTGCACCCGTTACCCGAAAACTGGAAACCATG ctATAGCAAGCAAATTAAGGCGTATTACTACTACGATCGTGCTACAAAAAAATCTCAATGGGAACATCCGATTGATGTGCTATATCGTGCAAAGGTGGCCGATACCCGGAAAGCGATTTCTTCAGATTACAGCAACTTAAATTCCCATACATATAAATTCCCATTCAAACAGACTCCCTTGTATCCCCTTCCTGGAAATAGTGTACAAGAATCAGATTTAACCACCTCTTCTACACAAAAAAGCATggcattaaatgaaaaataccAACAAAATCAAGAACAACGCTTGGAGTTGGTAGAGGTTGTTGAAGTGGATGAAATTGATTCGAACAAAGAAAATGATAGTCAAGAACCCTTTCCTTTGAAAACCGAAAAGAGAATTTCATCAATTGATGCAATTAAACCAGCACGAGCGAATGATAGTGCTGTTTTGTCAAAATTATTGAGTAACAGTCTGAGTCCATCTTTTCACGGTTTTACGATAACTGGCTTAGGGTCTCAATTTCtaaaatccaatcaaaaatCGGTGGTGAAAGATCCAGAGCAAACCAAGCCGACCGAATCGGAGGTGAAAGGAATACTGAGAGATTCAAATTTTACTTATGTTCGCGGTAAAACTACTTTTAGTGAAGAATCTGGATATGATGAGAAGAAAAGTGttcgttttgattttgatCACAAAATTGTACTCAAATCTAACGAGCCAGATTCGATATACTGCTTGAGTAATACACAAGTCTCTGACGACTACTACGAGAAGAATAACAGCTGTGTAGAGAGTACAGTGGAAGGCAATAAAAACCGAGAAGTAAATTCTGGTTTTGAAATATTCGAACACTCAAAAGAATTGAGCATGAATGATCCCAGCGATTTCAAAAATGCTAAACCAAAAATGATTCTTAAAAGTTCAGCGTCGACTGAATCGCCTACTATCGACAGTAAAGGTGTAATTTCATaccattttgaaaaaataaaggaacGACAATTGCACGTGGAAGACAAGCCATGTGTTTCGTCACATACAACCAAAAATGATataatgaatgaaattgaaaaagaataCAAAAAGTACGACGTAATGCTTGCTTCGGAAAAAGAACACCTGATCGAACAATTTAAATGTAATGCcgatgaattaaaaaaatatcatcaaCTTGAATTGGGCAAGATGGAACGATATTATGGGGAACAGAATCTAAAAGAAATTGAAGCGTATAAGAATACACTCAAACATAATTTCGACCTAACAGTAAATTCGCTTTCAAATGAACACcgggaaaaaatggcaacaCTGCAAAAGAATCACGACGAAATTTTACACGATCTTGAACGTGATTTAAAATTGGAAGAAGAACTCATtaaaaaagaacacacaaaaatgtTAACAGATATGAAGCTAAAGTTATGCCACGAGCTTGAATTAGAAAAACAGAGGATGCGAGAAATGGGTGAAGATCGTTTGTACGAAAAAATCCGTTGCGAAAAACGTCTTCTTGAAGACAAGTATAAGTGCTTGAAGGATAAGTACATTCGCTTAAAGTCGGATTTGCGCATCTCATTAGAACGACGAAAGAAACGACGAGAGATGCAGCAGGACCCGCAACTATATCAAAACATCCACAATAATGTATTGCTCAGCAAAAGTTACGAGACGGACGAAAGAAGTTCTTCGAATGCTGTTTCCATATATCCAAACAGAAATGGGAAATCAACTTCCAGACCTGAGGTTGCAATGACCGACATATTATCTAGCAGCAATGCAGCTGCTTTTTCCATCTCGAATAGCTattcaaataacaaaaaaacg ATGAATTCAACACAGGAGTGTGCTAGTCGAAGGAGCAAATGCACACCGCTGGAATGTTTACGGATTCagttcgaaaaattggaagaaCTTGAAGATCAAATACCAGAGAGCAGTTATGATGCACCCTACCATTtgcgatatccattcgtcaatAAGCACGTTGAAAACAATGATTCGCATTGTCATGATGAGGAGTGTTTTACTGAGAAAAATGTAGATCAGCACACAAATAATGATATGAGCAGCGAGTTggaatttttcaaacatcGCATTCATCTCGAGCGTGACTCGGTTATGCGCGCAAAAGAAtctttgaaaatgcaaaaggaatgttttttagttaaaaagaaaaacatgttgATAAAACATGCAAtagaaaacgaacaaaatgtCGATGATATCCTTAAG gagcaggagaaactaattgaaatggaaatttcattGCATCGCACTCGGACATTACTTAGCGAGAAAGTTATTCGATTGCGCCATTTGGAAAGATCATTTAATTATTTGACGGAGAAAAAAGATCCGTTTCGAAAAGAAATTTCTGTCAATGAAAAAAGCATAGACACAATAAGCGATCACTCGTCTTATTCAAGCTCTAGTATTACTGATGCAACAGGTTTGACCAAACATCTCACAACAAAACCAATGATGTCTATGAAGACATTTTCCCAATCCGAGTATTCGATGTATTTAGAACATTTGCACACAGAGATACTAGACATCTGGCGATTGCTAA ATAGTTTTGAAGAAGTGAGGAACACACACCAATCGACTGAAACTACTGCACCTTTCATGCATAAACAGTCTTCGACCCTAATGGAAGCATTAGGTTGTAACCTTATCGTGAACATGCAACACCAACAATATCAACCAACATTGAGTCTATTGGAAAAAACACGGGACCTAAAAAGGTGGCTTCgacaagcaaaaaaagagcacgaaatgattaaaatgaaatcttCCGtgtga